In the Deinococcus ficus genome, one interval contains:
- the tkt gene encoding transketolase, producing the protein MQSDVAQLSVNTIRTLSIDGVQAANSGHPGAPLGAAPMAYALWQDFLRFNPGHPEWAGRDRFVLSAGHASMLIYSLLHLTGYDMPLEDLKNFRQWGSKTPGHPEFFHTPGLDATTGPLGQGAAMTVGMAMAEAHLAARYNRDGFPIFNNHTYAILGDGDLQEGINHESAALAGHLRLNKLIWLHDDNQIQLDTPTEKAESEDTAQRFRAYGWNVLKVQDGNNLDEIRAAIRDAQGSDRPTLIQVRTVIGFGSPRAGTSKAHGEPLGDEGVAETKRALGWDLPPFTVPDEVKAHMDATERGAKLEADWNALMDAYRAAHPELGQEVDALLARDLPANLSEVLPSYEVGGKAMATRNASGEVINALAKVVPGLMGGSADLSGSTKTTIKDGGEMQAGNMAGRNVLFGVREFGMSAAGNGLSLYGGLRPLVGTFLVFADYLKPAFRLSALQFQPVTYVLTHDSIGLGEDGPTHQPIDQLAMLRAVPGAHVIRPADANETAAAWQMALEYDKGPTALALSRQDLPILPRNHAGVKKGAYVVKDAENAQVILIASGSEVALAMDAADALSGEGIGARVVSMPCMEVFREQDASYRDSVLTPGVKRVAIEAGSPQPWYEWTGSGSAVIGMSTFGASAPAKVLFEKFGFSVENVVRTVKGLL; encoded by the coding sequence ATGCAAAGTGACGTGGCGCAACTGAGTGTGAACACCATCCGCACCCTGTCCATCGACGGCGTGCAGGCCGCCAACAGCGGCCACCCCGGCGCCCCCCTGGGCGCCGCCCCCATGGCCTACGCGCTGTGGCAGGACTTCCTGCGCTTCAACCCGGGGCACCCGGAGTGGGCCGGCCGGGACCGCTTCGTGCTCTCCGCCGGGCACGCCAGCATGCTGATCTACAGCCTGCTGCACCTCACCGGGTACGACATGCCCCTGGAGGACCTGAAAAACTTCCGGCAGTGGGGCAGCAAGACCCCCGGCCACCCCGAGTTCTTCCACACGCCCGGCCTGGACGCCACCACCGGCCCCCTCGGGCAGGGCGCGGCCATGACGGTCGGCATGGCGATGGCCGAGGCGCACCTCGCCGCCCGCTACAACCGCGACGGCTTCCCCATCTTTAACAACCACACCTACGCAATCCTGGGCGACGGCGACCTGCAGGAAGGCATCAACCACGAGTCCGCCGCGCTGGCCGGGCACCTGCGGCTGAACAAGCTGATCTGGCTGCACGACGACAACCAGATCCAGCTGGACACCCCCACCGAGAAGGCCGAGTCCGAGGACACCGCCCAGCGTTTCCGCGCGTACGGCTGGAACGTCCTGAAAGTCCAGGACGGCAACAACCTCGACGAGATCCGCGCCGCGATCCGGGACGCGCAGGGCAGCGACCGGCCCACCCTGATCCAGGTGCGCACCGTGATCGGGTTCGGCAGCCCCCGCGCCGGCACCAGCAAGGCCCACGGCGAACCCCTGGGTGACGAGGGCGTCGCCGAGACCAAACGCGCCCTGGGCTGGGACCTGCCTCCCTTCACCGTGCCGGACGAGGTGAAGGCCCACATGGACGCCACCGAACGCGGCGCGAAACTCGAAGCCGACTGGAACGCCCTGATGGACGCCTACCGCGCGGCCCACCCGGAACTGGGTCAGGAAGTGGACGCCCTGCTGGCCCGCGACCTGCCCGCCAATCTCTCGGAGGTGCTGCCCAGCTACGAGGTGGGCGGCAAGGCCATGGCCACCCGCAACGCCAGCGGCGAGGTCATCAACGCCCTGGCGAAGGTCGTGCCCGGCCTGATGGGCGGCAGCGCCGACCTGAGCGGCAGCACCAAGACCACCATCAAGGACGGCGGCGAGATGCAGGCCGGCAACATGGCCGGACGCAACGTGCTGTTCGGCGTGCGGGAGTTCGGCATGAGTGCCGCCGGGAACGGCCTGTCGCTGTACGGCGGCCTGCGGCCCCTGGTCGGCACCTTCCTGGTGTTCGCCGACTACCTCAAGCCCGCCTTCCGCCTCTCGGCGCTGCAGTTCCAGCCGGTCACGTACGTCCTCACGCACGACAGCATCGGCCTGGGCGAGGACGGCCCCACCCACCAGCCCATCGATCAGCTCGCCATGCTGCGCGCCGTGCCGGGCGCCCACGTGATCCGCCCCGCCGACGCGAACGAAACCGCCGCCGCGTGGCAGATGGCGCTGGAATACGACAAGGGCCCCACCGCGCTGGCCCTGTCCCGCCAGGACCTGCCGATCCTGCCGCGCAACCACGCCGGCGTGAAGAAGGGCGCGTACGTCGTCAAGGACGCCGAGAACGCGCAGGTGATCCTGATCGCCAGCGGCTCCGAGGTCGCGCTCGCCATGGACGCCGCCGACGCCCTGAGCGGCGAGGGCATCGGGGCGCGCGTGGTCAGCATGCCCTGCATGGAAGTCTTCCGGGAGCAGGACGCCAGCTACCGCGACAGCGTGCTCACGCCCGGCGTGAAACGCGTCGCCATCGAGGCCGGCAGCCCTCAGCCCTGGTACGAGTGGACCGGGTCCGGCAGCGCCGTGATCGGCATGAGCACCTTCGGCGCCTCCGCCCCCGCCAAGGTCCTGTTCGAGAAGTTCGGCTTCAGCGTGGAGAACGTCGTGCGGACCGTGAAGGGCCTGCTCTAA